In Gadus macrocephalus chromosome 11, ASM3116895v1, a single genomic region encodes these proteins:
- the LOC132467173 gene encoding heterogeneous nuclear ribonucleoprotein U-like protein 2 — MGYNVGVQALPHGGYNPGAVAYNGGRRGAEEEEEDDDDDDDEEGEDEEQDPYQHGYPPQYYPGYDPRGYRPGPRSEDVELRSPGVAQRFARHARGTGEEVGGGGGGDAVVTEESEEGGGA; from the exons ATGGGGTACAACGTTGGCG tccaAGCGCTACCGCACGGCGGCTACAACCCGGGGGCCGTGGCCTACAACGGCGGGCGGCGAGGAGccgaggaagaagaggaggacgacgacgacgacgacgacgaggaagGCGAGGACGAGGAGCAAGATCCGTATCAGCACGGCTACCCACCCCAGTACTACCCCGGGTACGACCCCCGGGGGTACCGGCCGGGGCCCCGCTCAGAGGACGTGGAGCTGAGGTCGCCCGGGGTCGCGCAACGCTTTGCCCGCCACGCCCGCGGaacgggggaggaggtgggcggcggcggcggcggcgacgccGTCGTCacggaggagagcgaggaggggggcggcgcGTAG
- the mrpl13 gene encoding 39S ribosomal protein L13, mitochondrial: protein MANFSRTAQQWATFSRSWFLIDAKMQPPGKIATMCSVRLQGKHKPIYHALSDCGDHVVVMNTRHIAFSGNKWEQKVYSSHTGYPGGFKQVTAAQLHLKDPKAIVKLAVYGMLPRNLLRHNMMQRLHIFTEDELPEDILANLTEELAQPRVVPRTLSQYTQEEKDAFPRLWTPPTDYKMK from the exons CAATGGGCGACTTTCTCCCGATCATGGTTTCTCATTGATGCTAAGATGCAGCCACCTGGGAAAATAGCCACGATGTGTTCTGTCCGACTACAGGGGAAACACAAGCCCATCTATCATGCACTGA GTGATTGCGGAGACCATGTGGTCGTAATGAATACCAGACACATAGCCTTCTCTGGAAACAAATGGGAGCAGAAAGTCTACTCCTCTCACACAGG GTATCCGGGAGGATTCAAGCAAGTCACGGCTGCCCAGCTCCACCTTAAAGACCCAAAAGCT ATAGTTAAGTTGGCGGTTTACGGCATGTTACCCAGGAACCTGCTCCGGCACAACATGATGCAGCGACTGCACATCTTCACAGAGGAC gAGCTGCCAGAGGACATCCTGGCCAACCTGACGGAGGAGCTAGCCCAGCCCAGAGTCGTCCCGCGGACCCTGAGCCAGTACacccaggaggagaaggacgcCTTCCCCAGGCTGTGGACCCC ACCGACAGACTACAAGATGAAGTGA